The genomic DNA TCGTAGAGGAACGCCTCCTTGGCCTGCGCCTCGGTGCGGCGGGTGGTGAGGTCGACGCAGTAGCGCATGTTGGCGCGCAGGATCTCGGGGCGCAGCGGGGTGCCGGTGTTCCAGGCGGCGCCGGTCTTCCATATCTGGGCCATGCCGCCGAGGACCCGGACCACGGCGTTGGTCTCGGGCGTCAGGTTCGCGATGACGTTCGTCTTGTAGTCGTCGACGAACGCGAGCGGGGCCGTGGCGGCCTTGGCGTCCGCGGCGGCCAGCCAACTGACCAGCGTGGGCGCGGCGACCACCCCGGCGGAGGCGCCGAGCGAGGTCTTGAGGAAACCACGTCTGTTCACGGCGAGTCGACCGGCGTCAGTGCGGTGCCCGGCGGGTGACGGCATGGGTGTGCCTCTCTTGAGTTCTACGGCCGTTGCGGCCGGCCAGGTCCTGGGACCAGGGAGGGGTCGTGCGATCGGCTGTGGTTCGGGGTGCACCGTACGACGCGAGAAAGCGCATACGTCAACTGGTGCGTACGTGCGAAGATTTGCGCCGGGTCGTGTCCCGTCGGAGGGGGTTCGGCGTCCGGCGCGTGACCCCCGGGTGAACGGAGGCCGTGCGGTTCACAGGATCGTTCGGGCCAGCGCCACCGCGCCCTCGACGGGCGGTACCCGGATGGGCTGCGGCCGTGCCCCCGGCACCTGTTCGGCGAGCGCGCCGGTGAGGGCTTCGTACAGGCGGGGCTGGGCGAGGACGGTGCCGCCCGAGACCACCACGTCATCGACGGGGACGCCGCGTTCGGCGAGCCGTACGACGAGTGCGGCGAGAGACCGGCCGGCCTCGGCTATCACCTCGCGCGCGAGGAGCGAGCCGGCGTCGGCCGCGGTGAAGACGACACGGGCGTGGCGGCCCCAGTCGGCGGAGACGTCGGAAGCGCTTTCCAGCGCGGCGCCGAGCGCGGGCACTTCGGCCACGGCGAACGCCTCGACGAGGCCCAGGGCGAGTCGGTCCGGGGCCTCGCCCCGGTCGTGCGCGGCCCAGGCGGCGCGGGCCGCCTCGCGGACGAGACCGGCGGCGCCGCCCTCGTCGCCGAGTACGGCGCCCCAGCCGCCGACTTGGAGCCGGGTGCCGTCGCCGAGCAGGCCCACCGCGACGGAACCGGTGCCGGCCACCAGGCCGACCCCCTTGTCCAGTCCGGCGGCGGGGACGAGCAGTTCGGCGTCGCCCACGACGAGTGCCGGCACGCCGAGACGTTCTTCCAGCGCGGCCCGGATCTCGGCGCACTGGCGGGGTGTCTCACAGGCGTGCCCGCCCACGGCGACCGCGGACGGTCGCGCGTGCGCGGGCAGGGCGTCATGGAGCAGCGCGGTCAGCCAGTCGGCGGCGGTCGCGGGGTCGTGCGGCCGCCAGCCGCTGCTCGCACGGATGTGGTCGGCGACGACATCCGTGCCCGCGCAGGCGCGGAGATGTGTCTTGGTGCCACCCACGTCGATGCCGACCACGAGGGGCATGGAGTCCTGCACGGAACCTCTTTCGTCGTTGCGCTGTGCTGCGACGGTGGGCGAACCGTGTCCGGGGGAACGGCGGTTGAAGCACTCGGGAAGCCCCGGGACGGGCTTCTGACGGACCACGGCAGGCGAGTACCGTGACGTTCGTTAGGAAGTTAACTAACGAAGTACAGTGCGTCAAGAGTCGTCGCGAACTCGGTCACAGGGACCGTTGCCCGGGCCCGCGTGACGTCAGGACATCCCATCGCCGCATCCCATGGACACCCTCCGGGAGCGCGGCCTGTGAACTGGGGGAAGTGTGGAACACGTCGTGGCGCAGGCGTCTCGGCTGACCGAGAGCGCGAGCGCGGTGTTCGAGGTGCTGGCCAGAGCCGGCAGCGCGACCCGGCCGCAGCTCGCGACCCTCGCGGGCCTGTCCAAGCCGACGGTGTCCTCCGCCGTCGTGGAACTGGAGAACGTCCGGCTCGCCGCGCACTCCGGCACCGCCTCCGGCGGCACGGGCCGCAACGCGGCCGTATACCGTCTCGGCCCCGCCGCCGGTGCCGTACTCGCCGTCGACCTGGGCCCGGCGCTCACCCGGGTGCGCGGCTGCGCCCTCGACGGCACCCTGCTGGCCGAGGCCACCGGCCCACGGGAGGACGCGGCGGCCGCGGTCCGCGAGGCCCTCGACACACTGCCCGCCGGCACCCCGCTGCGCACGGTCGTCGTCGCCGTCGGTGATGTCGCCGCGCGGGACCGGGCGGGCGCCGGGATGCGTCCCGCGACCGCCAAGGCGGGCCCGGTGTTCGACGCCATGACGGTCGCGCTGCCGCCGGATGTGCCGGTCCACCTGGAGAACAACGTCAACTGCGCCGCGCTCGCCGAGCTGCACGAGGGCGCCGCCCGGGGCCGGCTCTCCTTCGGCTATCTGCGGATCGGCGTCGGTATCGGTCTCGGCATCGTCGTCGGCGGCCAGGTGCTGCGCGGCGCGAACGGCGCGGCCGGTGAGCTGGCCCGGCTGCCCTACCCCTGGGACGACGCCGTGGAGCCCCGCAGAGAGGCCCTGGAGGAGTACGTCGGCGCGCGCTCGCTGCTGCGCCGGGCGGCGCAGGTCTGGCCGGACACCGGCGAACCGTGCCCCGGCAGTGCGGACCGGCTCTTCACGCTGGCCCGGCAGGGACACGGCACGGCGAGCGCACTGGTCGGCCGCCACGCCGCCGACGTGGGCAGACTCGCCGCCGCCGTGGCCGCCGTACTGGACCCGGGACTGATCGTCCTCGGGGGCAGTACGGGCACGGACCCGCAGCTTCTGCCCGGGGTGCGGGCCGAGCTGGGAAGGCTGAGCTGGCCCACCGAGGTGGTGAGCAGCACGGTCGGTGATCTCGGCACCGTGGTGGGCGCCGCCCGGCTCGCGGTCGCCAGAGGAGTCCAAACCGTGACCGATGGTGCGGGGGCGAAGGATTGACGGCCTCCGACTCGGTCTGCCAATGTCCGGACAAGCGCTTTCTAAGTCGGTCGGGACATCGACTTGGGGTGAGCCTCCCGCCCGTACGCGACGTACGGCAACCGCATCAGGGTGAGCTTGTGCGGCAGCGGCCGAGAAGGCCGGGGATGTCACCCGTTCAGAATGGCGAGGCCGGGCGAGGCCGCGCCCCCGGAAAGCGAAACTCTCTGCACAATGCACCCGTGCCGCCTCGGCTGGCGCCGTGCTTCTTCCGCTACGAAGAAAAGGGTTCGAAGATGACCAGTGTGAGTATGCGGCGCTCCCGCCGACTCGGCCGCCACGGCATCCGCCGCCTGGTTCCTCTCGCCGCCGCGGCCTCCGCAGGAGCCCTCCTGCTCTCGGCCTGCGGGGGAGGATCCGGCTCGGGCGGGACCTCCAAGTCCCTGACGTTCTGGATCTCCACGGTTCCGGGACAGGACGCGGGCTGGAAGAAGCTGGTTGCCCAGTACAAGAAGGAAACCGGCGTCAGCGTCAAGCTCGTCAACATCCCCTACGACGGCTACCCGACGAAGCTGCACAACGCCGCGCAGGCGAACTCGCTGCCCGACGTGGCGGACGTGCCGGCGCTGGACCCGATCTGGTCGAGCAAGCTGATCGACCTCAGCTCCATCACGAACAACAAGACCAACAAGATCAACGCCAACTTCCTCGCCAAGGACTCGTCCGGCAAGGTGCTGGCCATCCCCTCGGACGTCACCGCGTCCGGTCTCTTCATCAACAAGTCGCTGTTCGAGAAGGCCGGCGTCGCCGTCCCGGCCTCGCCCTCGGACACCTGGACCTGGACCGAGTTCATCGCGGCGGCCAACAAGGTCCGCGAGAAGACCGGCGCCAAGTACTCCCTGACCTTCGACCAGTCGCCGTCCCGACTGCGCGCCATGGTGTACGAGATGGGCGGCAAGTACGTCCACGCGGACTCCTCCGGCAAGTTCTCGGTGGACGACGCGACCAAGAAGGCCGTGAAGTACTTCGTCGGCCTGAACGACGACAAGGTCATGCCGAAGTCGGTGTGGACCAGCGGCGCCGACCCGTCGGCCATGTTCCAGAGCGGTGACGTCGTCGCCTACTGGTCCGGTGTCTGGCAGGTGCCCGCCTTCGCGGACAGCATCAAGAAGTTCGAGTGGGCGAGCGTCCCGACCCCGGCCCAGCCGGTGCAGGCCAGTGACGTCAACAGCGGCGGCATGATGGTCGGCTTCAACAACAACAGCGCCGCGGCCACCGCCGGGAAGAAGTTCATGTCCTGGGTGTACGAGCCGAAGAACTACACCGAGCTGGTCGAGAGCTCCGGGTTCCTCCCGGTCGAGAGCGGCCTGAGCCCGAAGTACCCCTTCAAGTCGGCGGCGGCGCAGGCGGCGTTCAAGCTGTACAACGAGGAGATCCCGCTCTACGCCCCGATCTCGGGATACTTCAACGGCGCGCAGACGGCCTGGGTGCTGAAGGGCAAGAGCCTCACCACCGACCCGACCAAGACGGAGCTCGGCAAGGCGATCAACGGCCAGCAGTCGGTCGACAAGGCTCTGGACAACATCGTGGACGGCTACAACACGGCGGTCGGCAGCGGATCGTAGGCCCAAGGGCCCGGGCGGCGGGGATCGAGACACCGCCGCCCGGCCCTGGCCGTCCACGAGACGCCGGGCTCACGGTCGGAGCCCACAGCAATCCATTCCACCAGCACGGAAGTCAGGAAGATGACAAAAAGCGCCGCGGACGTGTCCGTGAGGCCGCCCAGGAGCCGAAGCACCTACACCCTCGCGCCGCTCGTCCTCATCGCGGCCAACGTCGTGCTCTTCGCGCTGTTCTTCGTGTGGCCGGCGGTGATCGGGCTCGTCTACTCCTTCACGAACTACACCGGTGTGGGGGCGTTCCAGTTCATCGGACTGGACAACTACCAGAACCTGTTCGGCGACTCCACCTTCTACGACGCACTGTTCCGGACGCTGCTCTACACCGTGCTCGTCGTCCCGCTGAACTTCGTGCTGTCGCTGCTCATCGCCAACCTCGTGGTGAGCAGGCAGGCCAAGGGCGCCTCGTTCGCCCGCGTCATCTTCTTCGTCCCGTGGCTCATCTCGCCCATCGTCGTGGGCGTCCTGTGGCGGTGGCTGTTCGGTGAGAACTTCGGACTGATCAACTACGTCCTCGAGAAGTTCGGCGTGCACGCGATCGCGTGGCAGTCGAACGCGGACCTGTCGCTGGGCGTCGTGGTGATGGCCGGTGCCTGGTGGGGAACGGCCTTCTCGATGCTGCTGTTCATCGCGGCGATCAAGAACGTACCGGTGTCGTACTACGAGGCGGCCTCGCTCGACGGTGCCGGTCCCTGGCGCCAGTTCAGGAGCATCACGCTGCCGAGCATCGCGCCCACCTCGTTCATCGTCATCCTGCTCAACACGATCAACGCGATGAAGGAATACCCGCTGTTCGTCTCCCTCAACAACGGCGGACCCGGAACCTCGAACAACCTACTCGTCCAGTACATCTACGAGACCGGCTTCAACCGGGGCCAGATCGGCTACGCGAGCGCCGCGTCCTTCGTGCTCATGCTCATCCTGATGGCCGTCGCGATCATCCAACTGGTCGTCAACCGGCGGGTGGAGAACCGATGACAACCACAGACACGCCGCGTCCGGTCGACGCCGATTCCGTCCGGACCCCTTCCAAGAGGCGGCAGCGCAGCCGGCGCGACGGCGGCCTTCGGAGCGCGGTACCCGCGACGACTCTGCTGTGGATCCTGGCCGCCCTCTACGGGCTGCCGGTGCTGTGGTTCGTCCTCAGCTCCTTCAAGCCGGCGGGAGACCTGTTCTCCCTTCCGCTGACGGTGCTTCCGCACAACCCCACCGTGTCGGGCTACAAGGCGGCGTGGGACAGCGCCAACTTCTCCCAGTACTTCATCAACACGGCCATCGTGTGCGTGATCACGACGATCCTCACGGTGGGCGTCAGTTGCTGCACCGGCTACGCGCTGGCGAAGTACAACAACCGGTGGCTGAAGTTCTTCTTCATCTGCATCCTGGCCACCACGATGCTGCCGTCCGAGGTCATGCTCGCCCCCGAGTTCCTGGTGGTCCGCGACCTCGGCCTCTACAACTCCTTCGGCGGGATCATCCTCCCGGCCGTGCTCACCGCGACCGGCTGCTTCATGTTCCGCCAGTTCTTCCTGACGGTCCCCGACGAACTCGTCGAGGCCGCCCGCATCGACGGCGCGCGTGAGCTGTCGATCTTCCTGAGGATCATGGTGCCGATCTCCCGGCCCATCATGCTGACCCTCGCGATCCTGTCCTTCCAGTGGCGGTGGAACGACTACATCTGGCCGCTGCTGATGCTGAACGACCCCAACAAGTTCACCGTGCAGATCGGCATCCAGAGCCTCGTCGGCGCGCAGAACATCAACTGGTCGGTGCTGCTCGGCGGTTCGGTCATCTCCATGATCCCGCTGATCCTCATCTTCCTGGTCTTCCAGCGTTACGTCATGAGCGCCGACATCAACGCCGGACTGAAGGACTGACCTTGCCCAGCCCGCTCGACGACGCGTTCGTGCGTGCGGCGGCCCGCGCCGCCGACGGGTCGGCCGCCCCACTGGCGGCCGACCCGGACGAGGAACCCGCCGGTGTGACCCACCGTGTGCTGGCCCGCCGGGTGAAGACTCTGGTCGCGGCGTACCGTTCCCCGGACTCGGCCCTGCACGGCAGCGGACAGGCCGTCGCCGCCGCGCTGACCCACCTCCGCGCACTCCGCGCCGCGCAGACCGCCACCGGCCTCTTCGCCGGCGGCGACAACGTGCAGTCACCGCCGGACTCCGCGTTCACCGTCAACGACGTGTGCGACGCGCACGTCCTCGCCGCGGGCGCGGGTCCGGAACTGCGCGACGTCACGGCCGCGCTCGCCGAGATCGCCCGCGCCGCCTCCGACAGTCTCCTGACCGGCGGGGTGCACACCCCGAACCACCGCTGGGAACTGGCCGCGGCGCTGGCCCGCCTGCACCGCTCGTTCCCCGACTCCCGGCTGCTCGACCGCGTCGAACAGTGGCTCGCCGAGGGCGTCGACATCGACGCGGAGGGCCTGTACTCGGAACGCAGCGCCGTCTACGCCTCCCACGTCTCCAACCCGTCGCTCCTGCTGCTGGCCGACGTCCTCGACCGCCCCGACCTGCGGGACGCCGTCGAACGCAACCTCACCGCGACCCTGGACCTCATCAGACCGGACGGCACGGTGGAGACCGTCCACTCCCGGCGCCAGGACCAGAGGGGCCGCTTCCCGCTGGCGCCCTACCTGCCGCACTACCGGCTGCTCGCGATCCGCACCGGCCGGGGCGACTTCAGCCGAGCGGCACACCGGGCGGCGGCCGGCGGCATCGACGACCCCGACCTGCTCGCCGCGACCCTCCTCACCCCCGACCTGTGCCGCCCGCTGCCGACACCGGAGCCGGAACTCCTGCCCCGCGACCGGTACTTCACCACTGCCCGGCTCGCCTCACACGTCTCCACCACCACGCACAGCGTCCTGTACGGCGGCTCGGACGTGCCCGAGCACCGGCGCATCCGCTCGGGCCTGGCCTGCAACCCCACCTTCCTGCGCCTGTTCGCCGGCGACGCCGTCCTCGACGCGGTCCGCCTCTCCCGGGGCTTCTTCGACCTGGGCCCGTTCCGCGCCGCCGACATGCACCAGCTCGCCGACAACCGGTACCGGCTCACCGAAACCCTGACGGCCGCCTACTACCAGCCGCTCCCGCCGGACCGGCGACGCGACGACGGCGCC from Streptomyces sp. NBC_01478 includes the following:
- a CDS encoding N-acetylglucosamine kinase produces the protein MQDSMPLVVGIDVGGTKTHLRACAGTDVVADHIRASSGWRPHDPATAADWLTALLHDALPAHARPSAVAVGGHACETPRQCAEIRAALEERLGVPALVVGDAELLVPAAGLDKGVGLVAGTGSVAVGLLGDGTRLQVGGWGAVLGDEGGAAGLVREAARAAWAAHDRGEAPDRLALGLVEAFAVAEVPALGAALESASDVSADWGRHARVVFTAADAGSLLAREVIAEAGRSLAALVVRLAERGVPVDDVVVSGGTVLAQPRLYEALTGALAEQVPGARPQPIRVPPVEGAVALARTIL
- a CDS encoding ROK family protein produces the protein MAQASRLTESASAVFEVLARAGSATRPQLATLAGLSKPTVSSAVVELENVRLAAHSGTASGGTGRNAAVYRLGPAAGAVLAVDLGPALTRVRGCALDGTLLAEATGPREDAAAAVREALDTLPAGTPLRTVVVAVGDVAARDRAGAGMRPATAKAGPVFDAMTVALPPDVPVHLENNVNCAALAELHEGAARGRLSFGYLRIGVGIGLGIVVGGQVLRGANGAAGELARLPYPWDDAVEPRREALEEYVGARSLLRRAAQVWPDTGEPCPGSADRLFTLARQGHGTASALVGRHAADVGRLAAAVAAVLDPGLIVLGGSTGTDPQLLPGVRAELGRLSWPTEVVSSTVGDLGTVVGAARLAVARGVQTVTDGAGAKD
- a CDS encoding ABC transporter substrate-binding protein, whose product is MTSVSMRRSRRLGRHGIRRLVPLAAAASAGALLLSACGGGSGSGGTSKSLTFWISTVPGQDAGWKKLVAQYKKETGVSVKLVNIPYDGYPTKLHNAAQANSLPDVADVPALDPIWSSKLIDLSSITNNKTNKINANFLAKDSSGKVLAIPSDVTASGLFINKSLFEKAGVAVPASPSDTWTWTEFIAAANKVREKTGAKYSLTFDQSPSRLRAMVYEMGGKYVHADSSGKFSVDDATKKAVKYFVGLNDDKVMPKSVWTSGADPSAMFQSGDVVAYWSGVWQVPAFADSIKKFEWASVPTPAQPVQASDVNSGGMMVGFNNNSAAATAGKKFMSWVYEPKNYTELVESSGFLPVESGLSPKYPFKSAAAQAAFKLYNEEIPLYAPISGYFNGAQTAWVLKGKSLTTDPTKTELGKAINGQQSVDKALDNIVDGYNTAVGSGS
- a CDS encoding carbohydrate ABC transporter permease, producing MTKSAADVSVRPPRSRSTYTLAPLVLIAANVVLFALFFVWPAVIGLVYSFTNYTGVGAFQFIGLDNYQNLFGDSTFYDALFRTLLYTVLVVPLNFVLSLLIANLVVSRQAKGASFARVIFFVPWLISPIVVGVLWRWLFGENFGLINYVLEKFGVHAIAWQSNADLSLGVVVMAGAWWGTAFSMLLFIAAIKNVPVSYYEAASLDGAGPWRQFRSITLPSIAPTSFIVILLNTINAMKEYPLFVSLNNGGPGTSNNLLVQYIYETGFNRGQIGYASAASFVLMLILMAVAIIQLVVNRRVENR
- a CDS encoding carbohydrate ABC transporter permease; translation: MTTTDTPRPVDADSVRTPSKRRQRSRRDGGLRSAVPATTLLWILAALYGLPVLWFVLSSFKPAGDLFSLPLTVLPHNPTVSGYKAAWDSANFSQYFINTAIVCVITTILTVGVSCCTGYALAKYNNRWLKFFFICILATTMLPSEVMLAPEFLVVRDLGLYNSFGGIILPAVLTATGCFMFRQFFLTVPDELVEAARIDGARELSIFLRIMVPISRPIMLTLAILSFQWRWNDYIWPLLMLNDPNKFTVQIGIQSLVGAQNINWSVLLGGSVISMIPLILIFLVFQRYVMSADINAGLKD